The genomic region CGTCGTGCACCCATGAGGTACGGCTCGCGCGCGCGGCGAAGCCATACGTGTCGGTCGTCGTCACGACGTGCAACGACGCGGCGCACCTCGTCCCCTGCGTGCGCAGCATCCTCGCGTCGTCCTACGACATGTTCGAGGTCGTCGTCGTCGAGAACCGACCGCGCGGCTCGACCGTCGCGCACGCGCTCCGCGACGCGTTCGCCGGCGACTCCAGGGTGAGGTACGCCGAGGAGCCGATCCGCGGTCTCTCCGCGGCGCGCAACCGTGGAGCCGACGAGGCGCGCGGCGACGTCGTCGTGTTCACGGACGACGACGTCATCGTCGACCGGCACTGGCTCGCCCACGTGGTCCTCGCCTTCGTGGAGACGTCGGCGGACTGCGTGACCGGGCTGATCCTGCCGTACGAGCTCGAGACGTCCGCGCAACGGTGGCTCGAGGAGTTCGGCGGCTTCGCCAAGGGGTTCCGTCGCGTCGTGTACGACGCGAGGTCCGGTGACGGTGACCCGCTCTACCCGTACGCGGCGGGCCGGTTCGGCTCCGGCGCGAACACCGCGCTGCTGACGTCGGTCGCGCGCGAGATCGGGCCGTTCGACACCAGCCTCGGTGCAGGAACGGCGTCTGCGGGTGGTGAGGATCTCGACCTGTACATCGGGCTGCTCCGCGGTGGTCGCCGTCTCACGTACGAGCCGGCGGCGATCGTGTGGCACCGCCATCACGCCGAC from Acidimicrobiia bacterium harbors:
- a CDS encoding glycosyltransferase; this encodes MTLPGTATRVDPGARSLASPVLLRQVELARGFADIAVPHGAHGPYGERAPYAELRLLVRLHRRPLGIVSIGVSGRDVVTASELAAAVVDELGDDIHAHLRDDALQRRQTNGSSSHAIPPTAGASCTHEVRLARAAKPYVSVVVTTCNDAAHLVPCVRSILASSYDMFEVVVVENRPRGSTVAHALRDAFAGDSRVRYAEEPIRGLSAARNRGADEARGDVVVFTDDDVIVDRHWLAHVVLAFVETSADCVTGLILPYELETSAQRWLEEFGGFAKGFRRVVYDARSGDGDPLYPYAAGRFGSGANTALLTSVAREIGPFDTSLGAGTASAGGEDLDLYIGLLRGGRRLTYEPAAIVWHRHHAD